Below is a genomic region from Spiroplasma endosymbiont of Dioctria linearis.
TCCTCTAAATATGCTAAACCATGAGTTAATAAACTTTTATTAACTGGTTTTTTAGAATGAACATCTAATCCTCTATCATCATTCATTGATCACATTCCAATATATCCTAAACCAACATTATGACTTCAGTTATACAATTCTTTTGCATCTTCTTCAGTAAATACGCCTAGAACTGTATCATTAACACCAATCATTGGAGTTGCTCCAATTAATTTATAAAGACCTTGGTTTCCAATTGAAACTTTTCCATAATTTTTTTCAATTGAAGTTGCTAAGTTATTTTTTGTAGCATTTACTGCTTCTCTTGCTAAATCAAAGTTAGTTAATCCATCTTTGATTGCTTGTGCATAAATTGGGTCCCCATAGTCCATTAACATTAAATTAACTACTGGTAGATCTTTTTCATCTAATCCAGCTTTTTTAAATTCTTCAACAAATATATTCATTACACGATAACCAACAGAAGTTAAACCGGTAGGCAATACTGGTAAAGTTACTGAAAAGTCTCATGATTTATCTTCTTTTTTCATTTCAGCAATTGTTGCTGCCAATAATCTATTATCTTCATCTAATTCTTGAGCATGTCCTTCAATATCAAAATCAATTGCTTTTGGCATTTTAACATTTTTGCCTTTTTTGTTAGCTAATTTTACCAATGAATCTTGATAACGAATTAGACCTTCTTTAAGATCTTTTTTTGCTTTTTCAGGACTATTTGGATTTAATTTATTTGCTAAAGTTCAAGGATTTTTTTCTGTAAATCCACCTGTAGTTGCTCCACCATAAGCTACTTTTATATTTTCAAAGGTATTTTGATCTGCAAATGGTTTTAAAATTTTATCTCAAAGTTGATTGCTTTCTCATCAGTCAAAACCTTCAGTCCCTGTTTCACTACCTGCAATTGATAAATCTAAGTAATCACCATGATTATTTACTTGTTGCACAAAAGCTAATGTTAAGTGGTCAAGTCCATTAACACTAGAAGTAATATTTTGCATATTATTTCCTTCATATAACCCAGCATCTAAATAAGGTGAGAAATATGTTGATTTATTTGCTTTTGTTTTTTTAGTAATTGAAGATTTTCTATTTGGATTTGCATCACTTCATTTTGTATATAGACTTTTTCCAGGTCCAGTTGGAGGCATAATTGCTTCTCCTCCACTAGATCCTGCTCCAGGTCCAGGGTTTGTTCCCCCACCACCTTCTCATGAAGGTCCTTCTCAATTACCAGGATTTTCTAAATTGTCTAATGCTTTATTTGCTTGAATATCATTTTTATAATCAATAGCCTTTAACTCCTTAATAACTTCCTCTTTATCTGTAATTTCTTTTGGAATAGCATTTGCTAATAAATTTCCATTCAATGCTTCTGCATATGTAAATTGTTTGAAACCTGAGCCAGATCTAATGTTTTGATCTAATGCATTTTGGTCAGCTTGAGCTGGACCTGTTAATCCATTATCTTGAAAATGACTTGGTACATCTCTTGAAATATAGAACATTCCTAAACCACCAAATTCCTCTTTAACAGCTCAAGTTCTTAATTCAGCTGCATCTTTTGGAGTAAAGTTATAAGCAGCAGCTTCAGCTCTTCTTCCAATTCAAGGAGTGATTTTAATTCTTTTTTTCATGTAACTTAGATCTTTTTCATCTCCATTTGTTACTTTATTTATTTCCATTCAATTTTGTGCTGATTGTAAAGCTCCATCTTGGATTTGCTTTAATTCTCAATCACTATCAGTATTAACATCATTTGGCACAGTTAGATAACCTGTAACTAAATTTAATCTAAAATTAATACCTAAATATTTTGTAAAGTTATATAAAGGATAAATTTCATCACCTAATAAATTTAAATTATTAACTCCCTTATCTCCAAAACCAGGATGTAATGCAAGACCATCTTCTGTAGACATTACAAGTGATAATTGGAAATCATAACTTAAATCTTTTTCAATTAAAATTTTTAAAGCACTAGCCAATAGTATTTGTGAATCTAAGTAATCTCCTTGACGTGATAAATACGGTGCTGCAAAATAAAAATCAAACTTTTTAGTACCATATTTTTTTCCAACATTTTCAATTACTTCTGCCAATTCTTCTGGAGTTTTATTATTTTGTCAAGCGGAATGCCATAAAGAATTGGCAAAAGGTCCAAAAGAAATTCTTACATTTTCTGGATTTAAATTCCCACCATCATTATGACTTGTTATTTTTGTTTTAGAACTTTTTTTTGTTCAATCTCTATATCTATCATTAAATCATTTAGCATATTCAGTTTCTTCACCTTCTTTAGCTAAAATTCCTTTTCCATCACCTTTTGAAGGTCCAGCATTTCACATTGGAACTAAATCACCAGTATCTGCTGCATTTTGCATAAATCCTAATGTTACTTCTGAATTTTGTGTAATAACATTTTCTTTACCAGCTATTTCACCTAAGTCATTATAAATAATATTTTTTCCATTTAAACTTTTTTCTGCTTCAGCTCTTGTACCTTGACTTTTTCCTTTATCTTTCATCAAGTATTCTGCTGTATCTTCAACAATTCCCATATCTGCATAGGGAGAGAAAATAAACTCATCAGAGTTAATTGTTAATTTTTCAACACCTGCTAAAGAAGATCTATCTTCTTCTTTAATAACTCCATAAGTTAAACTATTTTTATTTGTATTTTTTGTTAATAAGTCCTTTGATATTTGCTTTTTAACACTATTTTGTTTTATAGTATTAATTTCATTATTTATGTTTCCATTACCTTTTCATTGTTCACCTGTTTCAAAAGTTTTGTCTTTTGCATCCATTACATTTCCACAAGCTACAACTGAACCACCAGCAGATACAACTAAGCTTGTACTTGCTAATAAATTTAATAATTTTTTCATATTTTGTCCTTATCCATTTAGTATAGAATATTACTAATATTTTTATTATATCTAAAAAGTATTTATTTTTCAAAAATATTTTTATAAATTAAAAATATTTCTATAAGGATAAATATCATTATAAAAGAAAAAACTCCTTTTTAAAAGAGTTTTTGATTTTTAAACTAGAGTTTATACCTGTTTTTAGCAATTTTATGTTCTGGCTTAGGATTTTTCAATGAACTTGTTCAATCTCCAGTAAAGGCTCTAGCAAAGTCATATTCTTCCAAATAAGCTAAACCATGAGTTAATAAACTTTTGTTTATTGGCTTTTTAGTATGAACATCTAATCCTCTATCATCATTCATTGATCACATTCCAATATATCCTAAACCAACATTGTGGCTTCAATTATACAATTCTTTTGCATCTTCTTCAGTAAATACACCTCAAACTGTATCATTAACTCCAATCATTGGAGTTGCCCCAATTAATTTATAAAGTCCTTCATTACCAATTGAAACTTTTCCATAATTACTTTCAATTGAAGTTGCTAAGTTATTTTTTGTAGCATTTACTGCTTGTTTTGCTAAATCAAAGTTAGTTAATCCATCTTTGATAGCTTGTACATAAATCGGATCACCATAGTCCATTAACATTAAGTTAACAACTGGTATATCAGCTTGGCTTAATCCTGCTTTTTTAAATTCTTCAACAAATATATTCATTACACGATAACCAACAGAAGTTAAACCTGTAGGCAATACTGGTAAAGTTAATGAGAAATCTCAATCCTTATCTTCTTTTTTCATTTCAGCAATTGTTGCTGCCAACAATCTATTATCCTCATCTAATTCTTGAGCATGTCCTTCAATATCAAAGTCAATTGCTTTTGGCATATTAACATCTTTATAACCATTTTTATTAGCTAAATTAACTAATGATTCTTGATAGCCAATTAAAGATTTTTTAAGTTCTTCTTTTGCTGTTAGTGTATTTTTAGCAAACAATTTATTTGCTAAAGTTCAAGGATTTTTATCTGTAAATCCACCTGTAGTTGCTCCACCATAAGCCACTTTAATATTTTCAAATTTATTTTGCTTTGCCATTGGTTCTAAAATTTTACCTCAGAATTGACTGTTTTCTCATCACTCAAAACCTTCAGTACCTGTTTCACTACCTGCAATTGATAAATCTAAGTAGTCACCATGGTTATTAACTTGTTGTACAAAGGCTAGTGTTAGGTGATCAAATCCGTTAACACTAGAAGTAATATTTTGCATATTATTTCCTTCATATAATCCAGCATCTAAATATGGAGAAAAATAAGTAAAACTGTTAGATTTTGTTTTTTTAGTAATTGAAGAAGTTCTATTCGGATTTGACTCACTTCATTTTGTATAAAGACTTTTTCCAGGTCCAGTTGGAGGTGCAATAACCTCTCCACCATTTCCTCCACCTGTTCCAGGTCCAGGGTTTGTTCCCCCACCACCTTCTCATGAAGGGCCTTCTCAACTACCACCAGTTTCTAAATTATCCAAAGATGTATTAGCTAGAATATCTTCATGATAATCAATTCCACCAATTTTTTTAATTCCATCTTTATCTTTTTCCTCAATTACTGGTACTGTTTCACCTGAAATTGTTCCATTTAAAGCTTTTGCATATGTAAATTGTTCAAAACCTGTACCTGATCTAATATTTTGATCTAGTGCATTTCTGTCAGCTTGTGCAGGACCTGTTGCGCCATTGTCTAAAAATTCACTTGGTACATCTCTTGATATATAAAACATTCCTAAACCACCAAAGTTTTGTTCTTTTGCTCAAACTCTTAAATCAGCTGCATTTTTAGGTGTAAAGTTATATGCTGCTGCTTCAGCTCTTCTTCCAATTCAAGGAGTGATTTTAATTCTTTTATTTACAAATTTTTTATCTTTTGATACACCATTTATAATATTATTTAATTTATTTCAATTTTGTGCTGATTGTAAAGCTCCATTTTTAACAATTTCTAACTCTCAATCACTATCAGTATTAACATCATTTGGTACAGTTAAGTAACCTGTAACTAAATTTAATCTAAAGTTCATTCCTAAATATTTTGTAAAGTTATATAATGGATATATCTCATCACCTATTAAATTTAAGTTTACTTGACCATGTTCTCCAAAACCAGGAGCTAATGCAACTCCATCTTTTGTTGACATTACAAGTGATAATTGAAAATCATAAGTTGGGTCACTTTCAATTAATATTTTTAAAGCACTTGCTAATAATTTTTGTGAATCAGCATAATCTCCTCTAGCTGATAAATATGGTGCTGCAAAATAGAAATCAAATTTTTTAGTATCGTATCTATATCCAACTGCTTTAATAACTTGCGCTAACTCTTCTGGAGTCTTGTTATTTTGTCATGCTGTATGTCACAATGAATTAGCAAAAGGTCCAAATGAAATTCTTACATTTTCTGGATTTAATTGCCCACCTTTTCCTTTTATTTTTTCACTTCCATTTTTATCTTGCCCAGTTCAATTTCTGTATCTGTCATTAAATCATTGAGCATATTCAGTTTCTTTGCCTTTTTCAGCTAAGATTCCTTTACCATCTCCTTTTGATGGACCAGCATTTCACATCGGAACTAACTCACCTGTGTCTGCTGCATTTTGCATAAATCCTAATGTTACTTCTGAATCATTAGTTATAACTGTTGAGTCTTCAGCAATTTGTCCTAAGTCATTATAAACAACATTGTTTTTTAAACTTTTTTCTGCAACATCTCTAGTTCCCTGACTTTTACCTTTTTCTTTCATCAAGTACTCTGCTGTATCTTCAACAATTCCCATATCTGCATAAGGTGAAAATACAAATTCCCCATCATTAACTGTTAAAATATCTTTATTTGCTAAAGAAGATCTATCTTTTTCTTCAATAGTAGCATATGTTGAACTTTTAATACTTGTATTTTTTATCAACAAATCCTTAGAGATTTGCTTTTTAATGCTATTTTCTTTTAGCTTAGAAACCTCTTGATTAATAGCTCCATTACCTTTTCATTTTGCTCCAGTTTCATAGTCTTTATCATCTTTATCTAAGTTACTTGTACAAGCAACAACAGAAGATCCTGCTGAAACTGATAAAGTTACAGTTGCTAATAAATTTAATAATTTTTTCATAGATTGTCCATCCTTTTTATATCATTATTTTTTGTACTATTAATTTAATTATATAAAATAGAAAGGTCATAATTAGGAACATTTAAGATATAAAAATATTTTAGTTAAAATATGAAAGCTAAAATAATTTTAGAGTTAATTATCGTTTTTTATAACTCATTGTTCTTCACCTATTTTATTAATAGACTCAATTATTAAAGAAACCAGCTGCTCAATTTGATAATTTGAATAAAAAGGATATTTTCTATCAAAATAAGGCTGCATATATTTTAATTTTGTATTATATTTTGTAAGTCATTGATTGGCAATGTCATTAAGTTCTGTCATTGCTTCTCTTTGTTTTCTAGATTTAATTTCACTTTTTAAATCTGAGTTTAATTGACCATATAATTCATTTGATTTTAAAGTTAATCATTTTTGAAACATAGCATAATTTGATACACCGCTTTGAATAACAGGAGAAACTATGTATCTATGTCTATAATTTTTAAACTTTTCTCATGAGGTATTTGAGACTCCATTTTCATTCGATAAGTTGTTTTGAATATATGTCTTATGTTCTATCAAATTAGTATCAAATAGTTTGATAGTAGATAAGTAATCAATAGGTAATTTGAAATTTGAGTTAGTATTTACTGAATATCGAGAAATACCTTCAAAAATCTCCTCATTTTCAAAATTAAATTGATTAAAGTAATAAGTATTTATTGAGTCCAATTTTATAAAAATAAAATTAGTTAAATCAAAAAAACTAATGTTTCTTTTTATTCATTTCCTTAAATTCTCAGTTTTCATAAATTGATCGATATTCATTTCTAACTCTCTTTTTATATATCGCTCATAAATAAAGGACTCTAATGATTTTGAAACATATTCATTAAATCACCTTAATAAATAATAGTCTGCATCATATGAATAATTAAACTCATTTTTCATTGTGTAGTTTATAAGTCTTTTTAAATTAACTAATAATCCTGAACTTAATTTATTAACATTCTTAAAATCCTTTGTTAGTTTTAATACTATATCATTTTCTTTAATTCCATTACGATTTACCCAGTATATTGATTCATTATTTACCATGCTAGCAATTACAGAAACAATTCTAAAGTTTATCTTTACATTTTTATAATTGAAAACTAAATTTATATAATTCTTATCTGTATGGATTTCAGGAACAACCTTATATGTTTTTGAAACTCTTAATATTGTTTCACTTAAATCTGATATTTTAATTAAAGAAGCACTTAGATATTTAACTGCACAAAGATCAAGATTAATTACATTATTTATTTTCATATATGAATGATATGCAAAATCACCAACTTTTTTTAAATGAATTTTTTCATTTAAAAAAAGTTGTTTTAATTCCTTAAAATAGGAATTTATTTTAGTTGTAAATGTCTGCTCTTCTAGAGTTAAGATTTTTACTGTTTTATTAAATTTTCATATATCTTTATTTAATTTCATATTAATCTCTTTCTATTTCAAAAGTAAAGTACTGTAAAAAAATTAAAAATAAACCATTTTCTTTATTTGTTGGATAAATTGTTCTTGAATGAATTTGTAAATCCAAATTATCATATTTTTGACTTTCCTTTTTTATGGAAATAGTTGTAGAACCTTTAGTATTTTTTAAATATACAACAGAGTCATATCAAAAGAAAAAGTTTCCATTAATATTTCTTTCCTTATTTTCTAAAAATTTATTAATATAGTGAAAATACTTTTCTAGAAATTTTTGCATACTTGGATATGTTCTATGAAAAACTCAACTTAAGTTTTTTAATTTAAAAGAATTATAAGTTTTTGCAATTTTTTTACTTCTTTTATAAAAAATATATTTTGAGTCTAAAACATTATCTACCTCTTTTTTACTTGAAAAATTATAGTCAAAACCAAAATCTAATCATCTTTGTAGGTAAATATTTTTAGTTAAATCATATTGTATCTCAGACATAATACTTATTTTTAAAAACAAACGTTCTTGTCTAGTTAATGAACTTCTAAGTTTTATTCTTACATAGTAAAAAAGAATTTGTAGTTTTTTTACTAGCAGCTTATTTAGCGTACGAAAACTTTTCACATACTCTAATGTAAATGATCTGTTATACATTGTTTTATTACAAATAATTGGTAGGAATTCATTATGCTTAAGCGCAGTTCTAATAATTATTGAAAAACCAATTTTTCCCTCTTTATAGAAAGTAATTTTTATTGAGTCTGCAAAAGTTACTATTTTTTTAGGACTATTACATCTATATTTTTTTACAATTCAACTAACTTTAATATCATTTGATACTTTGTAAAAATTAGTAACAAGTTTAAATATTTCTTTATTAATTTCACAAATTCAACAATCATCAAAATGTTCTCTTGTTTCAATTTCTTTTTCATATGTTTTATACATATTTCTGTTTACATATTTTATTGCTAGTAAATCAATATTAAGTTCTTTATCAAAATTATAAAGTTCTCCTGTTGCAAAACTACCATGAGTTTTTAATTGGACAATATCTTTTAATTTTGTCTTTAAATAGTAAATGTTTTTATCAATAAATTTCTTAAATTTATTATCAATATAAACTTTTTTTAGCTGATTATTAATTTGTTCAATATCAGCTGTAACTAATTTACTTGAAATTTTATCCATAATTATCCCCCACTTTTTTCGTAATTTAAGCAACTCAATACAAATAGAGAAGCTGTTTCAGCTCTCATTATATTTTCTCCCAAACCAATACTTTTATAACCTATTTTATTTAATTTTTTTACTTCTTGAGCATCAATTCCACCCTCAGGTCCAATAATTATATTAATGGTTTTAAATTTCTTTATAATTTCCTTTTTAAGGAACTCATTTGTTGCTTCTTCTCAGCAAACTAAATTAATGTCTGCCTTATAATATTCCAATTCTTGTAAATTTCTAACAATTGAATTTATTTTTGGAATATCAACTCTTTTTGATTGTTTTGCAGCACTTTCACAAATTGCATATCAACGAGTTATCTTTTTTTGTTCGTTTTTGACATCAATTTTTACAACATTTCTTTTAAATTCAACAGGAATAATATTATCTACACCAAGTTCCGTAGCTTTTTGGAGAATAAAGTCTCATTTTTGTTCTCTAATAATACCCAAAATCAAATTTACTTTATAGTTCTTTTTAATTAAATTTTCTTTTGATATTATTCTTGCTTTGCAAGATTTTTCACTTATTTCAAAAATCTTGCATAAGTACTTCTCATCTTGATAAATACAAAATATTTGCTCTTCTTCTTTTAATTTTATAACATTTTTAATATGATGAAGGTCATCATTTGTTATTTCAAAATAATCTTTCTCAATTTTATCTAAAAAGAAACTATGCATAATAACTCCAATTCTCTATATATTATAATATAATATTTATTGAGGTGAATATTATTTGAATTCTATAAAGTTGTTTGTTTAAAAGGAGAATTTGACAATGAAGATGACTGATAAAAATAGTCAAGAGCAAGAATTGATTCAAACAATGGAATCAATTGATATTGACTATGAATTCAGCAAACTAAAGAAGTCAAGCAGACATACAAGATTTAAGAGTGAGACTCTAAAAATAACTCTTGTCAGTTTGTTACTAAGTATGTCCACAGCTGTTAGTTTAATAAATGTAATTATTCCATTATATATTACTGGAGTAAATCTAGGCTTTGTCCTAAAATACTTTGTTATTGCTATAAGCTTCCAAGTGGTAGGTGTATACTGGGGTATGATAATAGGTTTGTTAGATGGTCTACTGCAATTTCTAATCTGAGGTTATAGTCCCTTATTTAGGTTAACATCTGGAATTGGATTAGCAATTTGAGTAGTACTTTTTTGATTAATATACGATAAAGTATTTCGAGTTTATAGTAAAAATGCCTCTTTTAATAGAAGTATTTCTCTAATATTCTCAGGAATGTTAGTATTTATTTTTGGGCCATTAAGCTCAGCATTTTTGAATTATTTAAGATTCTATATTGAATATGGTGAAATATATGGAATATTTAAATTTTTTCACTCATGACTAAGTTTTATGGTATTTGATCTATTTGCAATTATTTTATTCACACTCACTACTAATAGAATTCAAATATTAACTGAAAAATTGCTAAAATAAATAGAAAAAACCTGCATTTTATGCAGGTTTTTTCTATTTAATATCTTTTAGTATTTTTTCAATTTTATTAGCATTTTCTAAAGTTTTATCAAATTCAAATGTTAATTCTGGCACACTTCTCATTTCAACTTTACTTGCAAGAATCATTCTTATTTCTTTTAAATTCTCTTCAATTTCAGCCTTTACTTCATCTTTATTTGAATTAACATCCATTGATGAATAAAAAATCTTTGCATGACCCATGTCATTTGATAATCTCACTTCATGAATTGTGAGTGAATTTAAGTATTCACTATCTGGAAATTCTCTTTGCAAAATTAAGTTTAATTCTCTCAAAATAGTTGATTGATTTCTTTCAATTTTTATATCATTTGCCATAATTACTTCACCTCTTCTACCTTATATGCTTCTATAATATCATTTTCTTTTAGATCATTAAAGTTTTTAATTGTAATACCACATTCTTGTCCTTCTTTAGCTTCTTTTATATCTTCTTTTTTATTTTTTAAAGAAGATATTTCTCCACTATAAACTACAATTCCATCTCTTAAAATATGAACTTTTGAAGAACGTGGTACAACTCCACTCATAATTCTACATCCTGCTATTGTTCCAACTTGTGAGTGTCTAAATAATTGTCTTACTTGAGCTTCTCCAAGAGATTTTTCTTCAAAAACAGGATCTAACATACCAGTAGCAGCTTCTGTTATTTCTTCAATCAATTTATAGATAATATTGTGCAATCTTATTTGCACACTATCTTCTTCCGCTTTTTGTCTAACTTGTGATGTTGGTCTTACATTAAAACCATAAATTAGTGCGTCGGATGCCAAAGCCAATGTAACATCACTTGCTGATATTGCTCCAACTGTTGCACGAATTACATTAATTTTTACTCCTTCAATACTAATTTTTAGCATTGAATTTCGAACAGCTTCAACTGTACCTTGAGTATCAGCTTTTAAAATTAAATTAATTGATTTTAATTCACCAGATTCAATTTTATTTTTAATTGAATCTAAAGTGAATGTCTGATTTTTTTGTCTTGCTTCATTTTGTTGTTTTTCAAACTGAGCTTTTGCAATATCTCTTGCCATTTTTTCTTCAGTAACAACAATAAATTTATCTCCTGCTTTAGGAACTTCGTTTAAACCAATAATAACTGCTGGTTGACCTGGAGATACTTCAACAAGTTTAGCCTTATTTTCATTTTCTAAATCTTTAATAGTTCCAAATGTTCCCCCAGCAATAATAATATCTCTAATTTTTAAAGTACCATCTTGTACTAAAATTGTTGCAATAGGACCCCTATTTTTATCTAATTTAGCTTCAATAACAGTTCCTCTTGCAAATTTATTAGCATTTGCCTTTAAATCCTTTAATTCAGAAATTAATAAGATAGTCTCTAATAATGTATCTAGACCCACTTTTCCTTTTGCAGAACCTTCAATAAATGGAATATCGCCACCATATTCTTCTGCTACAATTCCATAATTCATTAATTCCATTTTAACTTTATTTGGATCTGCACCTTGTTTATCAATTTTATTTACAAAAACAATAATTGGAACACTAGCTGCTTTTGCATGGTCAATTGCTTCTTCGGTTTGAGGCATAACACCATCATCTGCTGCAACTACCAAAATTACTATATCAGTAACTTCACTTCCTCTTGCTCGCATCTCTGTAAAAGCTTCATGTCCAGGAGTATCAATAAAGGTAATTTTATTTGACTTTATTGTTGTTTGATAAGCACCAATATGTTGAGTAATTCCCCCAAACTCTCCATCTGTAACATTTGCATTTCTAATTGAATCTAATAATGTTGTTTTACCATGGTCAACATGACCCATAATTGTTACTATTGGAGGTTTTGCTGTTAAGTCCTTTGGATCGTCTTTTTCATTAAACGTTTCAAAAATATTTTCCTTAGTAACAGTAGTCTCTTTTTTAAAATCATAGCCAAATTCAATGCATAATTCACCCATTTGTTCTTCTGAGAGAATTTGATTTTGAGTTACCATTGAACCATTAGTAAAAAATCATTTTACAATTTCTGCTGGTCCTTTATTTAGTTTCTTTGCAAAATCCGCAATTGATAACGGTTCTGTATAAACAAAAATACCATCAATCAAACCAGTTTCTGTTGTTTGTTTTAGTTGATTTTTTATATTTGCACTATGTGCTTTAGATTTATTTTTAGACTGTTGATTCTTATTATTCTCTTGTTTTATATTTTTTGCCATAACTACTTCTCCTTTCTTATTCAATGTTTTTTAAAATTAACTTTACAAAATTATCATCATTAATTCCAATACTTTTAATATTGTTTCTTCCAATAGCCTTGCTTAATTGTTCGGAATTAAGTAAATTATTAATAATTTTGACATTATAAAATTTTGCCTTATCATTGATTTTTTTTAATTGACTTTTTCCCATGTCAGAAGTTGTTAGTACAATTTTTACTTTAGTTAGTTTAATTTGATCAAAGAGTTTTTCTCCATAAACTAATTTACCTGCAGATGAAATCATTCCTAAAGAACCTAATAATTTATCTATATTTAGTCCCAATTTAATTTTACCTCTTCTAAAAGTTTTTCATAGAATTCATTTCCCAAACTAGTCTTTAAATTTCTTTCTAAAGCTTTAGTTTTTTTTACTTTTTCAAGTGCTTCTATAGTTGGTCTTATATACGCACCTCTGCCATTAGCCTTCTTTGTATTATCAATAAAAACTTCACCATTTTTATTTTTAACAATTCTAATTAATTCAACTTTTGGATACATTTTATTAGATGC
It encodes:
- the infB gene encoding translation initiation factor IF-2: MAKNIKQENNKNQQSKNKSKAHSANIKNQLKQTTETGLIDGIFVYTEPLSIADFAKKLNKGPAEIVKWFFTNGSMVTQNQILSEEQMGELCIEFGYDFKKETTVTKENIFETFNEKDDPKDLTAKPPIVTIMGHVDHGKTTLLDSIRNANVTDGEFGGITQHIGAYQTTIKSNKITFIDTPGHEAFTEMRARGSEVTDIVILVVAADDGVMPQTEEAIDHAKAASVPIIVFVNKIDKQGADPNKVKMELMNYGIVAEEYGGDIPFIEGSAKGKVGLDTLLETILLISELKDLKANANKFARGTVIEAKLDKNRGPIATILVQDGTLKIRDIIIAGGTFGTIKDLENENKAKLVEVSPGQPAVIIGLNEVPKAGDKFIVVTEEKMARDIAKAQFEKQQNEARQKNQTFTLDSIKNKIESGELKSINLILKADTQGTVEAVRNSMLKISIEGVKINVIRATVGAISASDVTLALASDALIYGFNVRPTSQVRQKAEEDSVQIRLHNIIYKLIEEITEAATGMLDPVFEEKSLGEAQVRQLFRHSQVGTIAGCRIMSGVVPRSSKVHILRDGIVVYSGEISSLKNKKEDIKEAKEGQECGITIKNFNDLKENDIIEAYKVEEVK
- a CDS encoding 50S ribosomal protein L7; this translates as MGLNIDKLLGSLGMISSAGKLVYGEKLFDQIKLTKVKIVLTTSDMGKSQLKKINDKAKFYNVKIINNLLNSEQLSKAIGRNNIKSIGINDDNFVKLILKNIE
- the rnpM gene encoding RNase P modulator RnpM, whose product is MSKDISLRKDAASNKMYPKVELIRIVKNKNGEVFIDNTKKANGRGAYIRPTIEALEKVKKTKALERNLKTSLGNEFYEKLLEEVKLNWD